The Flavobacterium piscisymbiosum genome includes a region encoding these proteins:
- a CDS encoding carboxypeptidase-like regulatory domain-containing protein yields the protein MKAKLNLIVLLLLLCSCTNNTFSGYVYDYDSEQPIINVQIDSNGNKTETDSTGYFILKVRPNKMCKIVLRKEGYSSKKVERKPDSLGLFSKTNLKDVKIYLFEKNSDFSE from the coding sequence ATGAAAGCAAAATTAAACCTAATTGTTCTCCTATTGCTACTTTGTAGCTGCACAAACAATACTTTTTCAGGTTATGTGTACGATTATGATAGTGAACAGCCCATTATAAATGTACAAATAGATAGCAACGGAAATAAAACCGAAACAGATAGCACAGGATACTTTATCTTAAAAGTTAGGCCAAATAAAATGTGCAAAATAGTTTTAAGAAAGGAAGGTTACTCTTCAAAAAAAGTCGAACGAAAACCGGATTCGCTTGGATTATTTTCAAAAACGAACCTTAAGGATGTTAAGATTTATTTGTTTGAGAAGAACAGCGATTTTTCTGAGTAG
- a CDS encoding family 43 glycosylhydrolase, whose translation MKKTHFSLVLFLMIFNFLQAQNTPKGTPPVIADKDLTAYLFVYFTGNSVEEEAVRYAISADGYHYYHLNNNKPIIDSKAISSTGGVRDPHILRGDDGKTFYMVLTDMTSSKGWDSNRAMILLKSTDLVKWESNVVNIQTTFPGNENLKRVWAPQTIYDAKAGKYLIYFSLQYAGGPDKIYYAYANKDFTALESAPKLLFVPKSERASIDGDIIEKDGVYHLFYKTEGGKAGIKVATTTDLTSGKWTENDNYLQQTQDGVEGSSVFKLNNSDDYILMYDVYTKGKYQFTKTKDLENFTVIDNDISMDFNPRHGTILPITRSELKRLVAKWGMPEKFPKINNNPVLEGYYADPEILYSNKTKKYYIYPTSDGFDGWSGNYFKTFSSDNLTDWKDEGIIVDLRKDVSWANRNAWAPCIVEKKIKGKYKYFYYFTAAQKVGVASSDNPTGPFTDSGKALVNTRPEGIKGGQEIDPDVFTDPKSGKSYLYWGNGYMAVAELNADMISLKEGTTKVIKVDKTYREGTYVIYRNGQYYFLWSEDDTRSPNYKVRYGVSKSPLGPIEIPENNIVIQGNPGEGIYATGHNSVLQIPNKDEWYIVYHRFSYPTGIKMGDAGGFHREVCIDKLEFNQDGTIKQVTPTHLGINAIK comes from the coding sequence ATGAAAAAAACACATTTTAGTCTTGTATTATTTTTAATGATTTTTAATTTTTTACAAGCCCAGAATACCCCAAAAGGAACTCCGCCCGTTATTGCCGACAAAGATTTAACAGCTTATTTATTTGTGTACTTTACAGGAAATTCGGTTGAGGAAGAAGCAGTACGATACGCCATAAGTGCCGATGGTTATCATTATTATCATTTAAATAATAATAAACCGATTATTGACAGTAAAGCGATAAGTTCAACCGGAGGCGTTCGTGATCCGCATATTTTGCGTGGCGATGATGGTAAAACATTTTATATGGTCCTGACCGATATGACTTCATCAAAAGGCTGGGACAGTAACCGCGCCATGATTTTACTAAAAAGTACCGATTTGGTAAAATGGGAAAGCAATGTTGTAAATATTCAAACAACTTTTCCTGGAAATGAAAACCTGAAACGTGTTTGGGCACCACAAACTATTTATGATGCTAAAGCAGGGAAGTATTTAATTTATTTCAGTCTGCAATACGCCGGAGGTCCTGATAAAATTTATTACGCTTATGCGAATAAGGATTTCACTGCTCTGGAAAGCGCTCCAAAATTATTATTTGTGCCAAAATCAGAGAGAGCTTCTATTGACGGAGATATTATCGAAAAAGACGGCGTATATCATCTTTTCTATAAAACCGAAGGCGGAAAAGCCGGAATAAAAGTAGCCACAACAACAGATTTAACTTCAGGAAAATGGACAGAAAACGACAATTATCTGCAACAAACCCAAGATGGGGTAGAAGGTTCAAGCGTTTTTAAACTCAACAATTCTGATGATTATATCCTGATGTACGACGTGTATACGAAAGGGAAATATCAGTTTACCAAAACCAAAGATCTGGAGAACTTTACAGTAATTGATAATGATATTTCGATGGATTTTAATCCGCGTCACGGAACCATTTTACCTATCACACGTTCTGAGTTGAAAAGGCTTGTGGCCAAATGGGGAATGCCGGAGAAATTTCCAAAAATAAATAATAATCCCGTTCTCGAAGGGTATTATGCTGATCCTGAAATTTTATATTCAAATAAAACTAAGAAATATTATATCTACCCAACCAGCGACGGATTTGACGGTTGGTCAGGAAATTACTTTAAAACCTTTTCATCAGATAATTTAACCGACTGGAAAGATGAAGGAATTATTGTAGATCTTAGAAAAGATGTAAGCTGGGCCAACAGAAATGCCTGGGCGCCTTGTATTGTTGAGAAAAAGATCAAAGGAAAATACAAGTATTTCTATTATTTTACAGCAGCTCAAAAAGTAGGAGTAGCTTCATCAGATAATCCTACAGGACCTTTTACAGACAGCGGAAAAGCTTTGGTAAACACAAGACCCGAAGGTATAAAAGGTGGTCAGGAAATCGATCCGGATGTTTTTACAGATCCTAAAAGCGGTAAAAGTTATTTGTACTGGGGTAATGGATATATGGCTGTAGCCGAATTGAATGCCGATATGATTTCGCTTAAAGAAGGAACTACAAAAGTCATAAAAGTTGATAAAACGTATCGTGAAGGAACGTATGTTATTTACAGAAACGGACAATACTATTTCTTGTGGAGTGAAGACGATACCAGAAGCCCAAATTATAAAGTAAGATACGGAGTTTCGAAATCGCCTTTGGGGCCAATAGAAATTCCAGAAAACAATATTGTCATACAAGGAAATCCTGGTGAGGGAATTTATGCAACGGGACATAATTCGGTTTTGCAGATTCCAAATAAAGATGAATGGTATATTGTTTATCACAGATTTTCATATCCAACAGGAATAAAAATGGGAGATGCCGGCGGTTTTCACCGTGAAGTTTGTATCGATAAACTAGAGTTTAATCAGGATGGGACTATTAAACAAGTAACACCAACTCATTTGGGTATAAACGCAATTAAATAA
- a CDS encoding alpha-L-arabinofuranosidase C-terminal domain-containing protein: protein MKKLLLRHRILIVLFAVFISFAFGLKSKEDKPDKVYLFAYSTLKNNGKNGLHFAWSTDQKNWFGVGPEHSFLKSDYGSWGPTGKSMSEAFLIQDDNGIFHCFWGVQDDVFASASSKDLINWTRQSYIQAMKNVTKNESGKPIIQNIKVSKKAGEYNIYWKADNANYTSVTKDFKTYSKAIIDDNKVPQFSEITLQGETQKGTITEVDWTLVDSLIKNMESSKFRDKQDNTSPKSDSLLFVGLKPVTAQISIDGKDSKKISNMLTGMFFEDINYAADGGLYAELIQNRDFEYSLHDKKGSDKNWNETMAWSGNFKVEKENPIHPNNSHYAVLTKSKISNSGFDGIPLKANEKYDFSVFAKGAKFTVKLIGASGETLAEAALKPNTSWKKISAVLKVSKTVSDAHLEISSDGEVALDMVSLFPQNTFKNRKNGLRADLAETIADMHPKFVRFPGGCVAHGDGIGNIYRWKNTIGPLESRTPMRNIWGYHQSLGLGYFEYFQFCEDLGALPVPVLAAGVPCQNSSDGGAGQQFGIPMEDMDEYVQDVLDLIEYANGPVTSVWGKKRAEAGHPKPFNLKYVGIGNEDLISDVFEERYRMIVKAVQKKYPEIIIIGTVGPFFEGTDYNEGWAIANDLKLPIVDEHYYQSPGWFINNQNFYDSYDRSKSKVYLGEYASRGNKFYNALAEALYLTAIERNGDVVTMASYAPLFAREKHTQWNPDLIYFTGNEVKPTVNYFVQKLYGQNPGDIYLQPKIKLSDANNEVHKRIGVSVVQDNASGDLIVKLVNMLPVAVIPAIDVSNLTTTETAGYTTFSGTPESTTARPISQTITVKEAFSKELPAYSFTVIRIKTK from the coding sequence ATGAAGAAGCTTTTACTGCGTCATCGAATTCTGATTGTACTTTTTGCAGTTTTTATTTCATTTGCATTTGGTTTAAAATCAAAAGAAGACAAACCGGACAAGGTATACCTTTTCGCCTATTCCACATTAAAAAATAATGGAAAAAACGGACTTCATTTTGCCTGGAGTACAGATCAGAAAAACTGGTTTGGCGTAGGTCCTGAACATTCTTTTTTAAAATCAGATTATGGAAGTTGGGGACCAACGGGTAAATCAATGTCTGAAGCTTTTTTGATTCAGGATGATAACGGAATTTTTCATTGTTTTTGGGGAGTGCAGGATGATGTTTTTGCGTCTGCTTCAAGTAAAGATTTGATTAACTGGACAAGACAAAGTTACATTCAGGCAATGAAAAATGTGACAAAAAATGAATCAGGAAAACCAATTATTCAAAACATAAAAGTCAGCAAAAAAGCAGGCGAATATAACATTTATTGGAAAGCAGACAACGCAAATTATACTAGTGTTACCAAAGATTTTAAAACATATTCTAAAGCCATAATTGATGACAATAAAGTTCCTCAGTTTAGTGAAATCACATTACAAGGAGAAACTCAAAAAGGAACTATTACTGAAGTCGATTGGACTTTAGTTGATTCGCTGATAAAAAACATGGAATCATCAAAGTTTAGGGACAAACAAGATAATACTTCACCCAAAAGTGATAGTTTGCTGTTTGTGGGCCTGAAACCTGTAACGGCTCAAATTAGTATTGACGGAAAAGATTCTAAAAAAATAAGCAATATGCTTACGGGAATGTTTTTTGAAGATATTAATTACGCTGCAGATGGTGGTTTATACGCTGAATTGATCCAGAATCGTGATTTTGAATATTCGTTACACGATAAAAAAGGCAGCGATAAAAACTGGAATGAAACCATGGCGTGGAGCGGAAATTTTAAGGTAGAAAAGGAAAATCCAATTCATCCTAATAATTCGCATTATGCTGTCCTTACAAAAAGTAAAATCAGCAATTCAGGTTTTGACGGAATTCCGCTTAAAGCGAATGAAAAATACGATTTCAGTGTTTTTGCAAAAGGAGCCAAATTTACCGTAAAATTAATTGGGGCTAGCGGAGAAACTTTGGCGGAAGCCGCACTAAAACCCAATACTTCGTGGAAAAAAATTAGCGCAGTGCTAAAAGTATCCAAAACAGTAAGCGATGCTCATTTAGAAATTAGTTCTGATGGAGAAGTTGCTCTGGATATGGTATCTCTTTTCCCTCAAAATACGTTCAAAAACCGTAAAAACGGGCTTCGTGCTGATTTGGCTGAAACCATTGCGGATATGCATCCAAAGTTTGTTCGTTTTCCTGGTGGTTGTGTAGCTCACGGCGATGGAATAGGAAATATTTACCGTTGGAAAAATACTATTGGACCTTTAGAAAGCCGAACTCCAATGCGTAATATTTGGGGATATCATCAATCACTTGGATTAGGATATTTTGAATATTTTCAGTTTTGTGAAGATCTGGGCGCGCTTCCTGTTCCGGTTTTAGCGGCAGGAGTTCCATGTCAAAATTCATCTGACGGTGGTGCCGGACAACAATTTGGTATTCCGATGGAAGACATGGATGAATACGTGCAGGATGTTCTGGATTTAATTGAATATGCCAACGGACCCGTGACAAGTGTTTGGGGTAAAAAACGTGCTGAAGCCGGTCATCCTAAACCTTTTAATTTAAAATATGTTGGTATCGGTAATGAAGATTTAATTAGTGATGTTTTTGAAGAACGTTATAGAATGATTGTAAAAGCCGTGCAGAAAAAATATCCTGAAATTATTATTATTGGTACTGTTGGACCCTTTTTTGAAGGCACAGATTATAACGAAGGATGGGCAATTGCCAATGATTTGAAACTGCCAATTGTAGACGAACATTATTATCAAAGTCCGGGTTGGTTTATTAATAACCAGAATTTTTATGACAGTTATGACCGTTCTAAATCAAAAGTGTATTTGGGAGAATATGCATCTCGTGGCAATAAATTTTACAATGCTTTGGCCGAGGCGCTTTATCTTACTGCGATCGAGCGAAATGGCGATGTAGTTACAATGGCTTCTTATGCGCCTTTATTTGCTCGCGAGAAACACACACAATGGAATCCTGATTTGATTTATTTTACAGGAAATGAAGTAAAACCAACAGTAAATTATTTTGTACAGAAATTGTACGGACAAAATCCGGGCGATATTTATTTGCAGCCTAAAATAAAATTATCAGATGCAAATAATGAAGTTCATAAGCGAATTGGTGTTTCAGTGGTTCAGGATAATGCTTCGGGAGATTTGATTGTAAAGTTAGTCAATATGCTTCCGGTTGCTGTAATTCCGGCAATAGATGTATCGAATCTAACGACGACTGAAACTGCAGGTTATACTACATTTTCAGGAACTCCCGAGAGTACCACTGCCAGACCAATATCTCAAACTATAACAGTAAAGGAAGCCTTTTCAAAAGAATTGCCTGCTTATTCATTTACTGTGATTCGTATTAAAACTAAATAA
- a CDS encoding glycoside hydrolase family 27 protein — protein sequence MKIKNTIALAIGVVLASVSSNAQTTTFKKEEFKQWAQTPPMGWNSWDCYGSTVEEHEVKANADYMVKNLKKFGWEYVVVDIRWFVENDKAGGYNQTDPRYVIDQYGRYLPALNRFPSAKDGQGFKPLADYIHKKGLKFGIHIMRGIPKKAVEDKLPIKGTNGITADQIYSTALQCEWLRDNYTVVADKPGAQEYYDSLFELYAQWGVDFIKIDDLSRPYHEGEINLIRNAIDKCGRKIVLSTSPGETPITAAPHVTTHANMWRMVDDVWDTWPHITHLMNVAQKWYPYIAPGTWPDCDMIPLGRISLRGERGEDRMSRLTKDEQYTLITFFNIFKSPLFFGGDLPSNDAFTLSLLTNKEVVKMHNESTGVKQLFQKDGKIAVTSKNPKDGSTYLALFNISDNATETISVNLSDLGISGSVQAINLWTGEKSTVSATAVSAALKPHSSVLFQLKAKK from the coding sequence ATGAAAATAAAAAATACAATTGCTTTGGCAATAGGCGTTGTTTTAGCATCGGTTTCATCGAATGCTCAAACGACAACATTCAAAAAAGAAGAATTCAAACAATGGGCACAAACGCCTCCAATGGGTTGGAACAGTTGGGATTGCTACGGTTCTACAGTCGAAGAACACGAAGTAAAAGCCAACGCCGATTATATGGTGAAAAACCTGAAAAAATTTGGATGGGAATATGTTGTAGTCGATATTAGATGGTTTGTAGAAAATGACAAAGCAGGAGGATACAATCAAACAGATCCGCGTTATGTAATCGATCAGTACGGAAGATATTTGCCGGCTTTAAATCGTTTTCCATCTGCAAAAGACGGACAAGGATTTAAACCTTTGGCAGATTATATCCATAAAAAAGGATTGAAATTCGGGATTCACATTATGCGCGGAATTCCTAAAAAAGCCGTTGAAGACAAATTGCCTATCAAAGGTACAAACGGAATCACAGCTGATCAGATTTATTCTACAGCATTGCAATGCGAATGGTTAAGAGACAATTATACCGTTGTTGCAGATAAACCCGGTGCACAGGAATATTACGATTCATTATTTGAATTGTACGCACAATGGGGCGTTGACTTTATCAAAATCGATGATTTATCAAGACCGTATCACGAAGGAGAAATTAACCTGATCAGAAACGCAATCGACAAATGCGGACGTAAAATTGTATTGAGCACTTCACCGGGAGAAACACCTATCACTGCTGCGCCACACGTAACCACTCACGCCAATATGTGGAGAATGGTAGACGACGTTTGGGATACCTGGCCACACATTACACATTTAATGAATGTTGCTCAAAAATGGTATCCTTACATTGCACCGGGAACATGGCCAGACTGCGATATGATTCCGCTTGGACGTATTTCATTAAGAGGAGAACGTGGCGAAGACAGAATGTCGCGATTGACAAAAGACGAGCAATATACTTTGATTACTTTCTTCAATATTTTTAAATCGCCGTTGTTTTTTGGTGGAGATTTGCCAAGTAACGACGCTTTTACTTTATCATTATTAACCAATAAAGAAGTGGTGAAAATGCACAATGAAAGTACCGGTGTAAAACAGCTTTTCCAGAAAGATGGGAAAATAGCCGTGACTTCAAAAAATCCAAAAGACGGAAGTACTTATCTGGCTTTGTTCAATATTTCGGATAATGCGACAGAAACGATTTCGGTAAATTTATCAGATCTTGGAATTTCAGGTTCGGTTCAGGCTATTAATTTATGGACAGGGGAGAAATCGACAGTTTCAGCTACAGCAGTTTCAGCAGCATTAAAACCTCATAGTTCAGTACTTTTTCAATTAAAAGCTAAAAAATAA
- a CDS encoding helix-turn-helix transcriptional regulator, whose protein sequence is MTSSIKNKIKSIRELKNYTQEYMADQLGVTQAGYSKIEKGKTILSYVKLVEIARILEVSVEDVISFDSQRYFNNVNKVRGNNNGSIQINSDNSATLKVLYEDKIKLLEKLLLKTEEELCRYKDRFGQI, encoded by the coding sequence ATGACCTCTTCAATAAAAAATAAAATTAAAAGCATTCGAGAATTAAAAAATTATACGCAGGAATATATGGCAGATCAACTAGGAGTTACACAGGCAGGTTATAGTAAAATTGAAAAAGGAAAGACCATTCTTTCTTATGTAAAATTAGTCGAAATTGCCCGTATTCTCGAAGTTAGTGTAGAAGATGTTATTAGTTTTGACAGCCAGAGATATTTTAATAATGTCAATAAAGTCAGAGGAAACAATAACGGAAGTATTCAGATTAACTCAGATAACAGTGCCACTCTTAAGGTGCTGTATGAAGATAAAATAAAACTTTTAGAAAAATTACTACTTAAAACTGAAGAAGAATTATGTCGCTACAAAGACAGATTCGGACAAATTTGA